One window from the genome of Deltaproteobacteria bacterium encodes:
- a CDS encoding type II toxin-antitoxin system death-on-curing family toxin has translation MRVARRLRPWRVAAASAVKRSLRFLSAEQVVAVHDTLLTRYGGRMGGGPRGQAYEGVDAAVQAVKNSYYETVEELAAAYAVYIVQGHVFADGNKRTGAAAMLTFLEVNRMPVRIAAEELAAMMIDLQRRAEAGQPVSDLVRWIARAIAARRASRRRRRGR, from the coding sequence ATTCGAGTTGCTCGCCGCCTACGACCGTGGCGAGTGGCGGCCGCCTCGGCGGTGAAGCGCAGCCTCCGCTTCCTCTCCGCCGAGCAGGTCGTGGCGGTGCACGACACGCTTCTCACACGCTACGGAGGCCGTATGGGCGGCGGCCCCCGCGGACAGGCGTACGAGGGCGTCGACGCGGCGGTCCAGGCCGTCAAGAACTCCTACTACGAGACGGTCGAGGAGCTGGCCGCGGCCTACGCGGTGTACATCGTGCAGGGGCATGTCTTCGCGGACGGGAACAAGCGGACTGGCGCGGCCGCAATGCTCACTTTCCTCGAAGTGAACCGGATGCCTGTGCGGATCGCTGCCGAGGAGCTGGCGGCGATGATGATCGATCTACAGCGGCGGGCCGAGGCCGGCCAGCCGGTGTCAGACCTCGTGCGCTGGATCGCGCGCGCCATCGCCGCGCGCCGCGCCAGCCGCCGGCGTCGCCGGGGTCGCTGA